The Pochonia chlamydosporia 170 chromosome 3, whole genome shotgun sequence genome contains the following window.
TTGGGAAGGTGTTTTGTGGAAGAGGCTGTCGGTGTTGGTTATCGCACCTAGCACAGTGACTGCGTCAATTGACTTGCTTGGCTCTTCCAGGGATCGTATCTCATTTATAAATACAAGCACACATTGTGTTGAATTGATCATGTATGTGATGTGAATACTCGTGGTGATCACAAACTCACAAACCCAGTCGAATCAGCCGTCTAGCCCACGAATACACCTACTGTACCATTCACACGTTTTACTTCCCTATAAAATTCGTACGCCATCAATTCAATCCCTACCCAATACGTCCAGCTCATCCAATCGGTCTTTACGTCGCAGCCATAACCGGCCCTCAGACTCCCCGCACCTCCAACGGACCGAGGCATCTCATCCCACTTGTGGGGCGACACTACTTCAACCCCGGATCTACTCGACATATCTCGACGTCAACCTCATATCTATCCGGGGTACATTAAAACAGGGACTATTTCCTAGCTCAATTgctgctttttcttttaGCTTTTCTCCAAGCCAGCATTGCATTGGTCCACCATCATATCCTTCATCAATTGACCTTGTATTCGATACGCTATCTACACCACACTCGAATCATCTCTGTATATAGAAacaccaaaatggccagcGAATCCGTCATCAGCGTCGAATACCGCGGCCGCGTCGCCGTCCTAACAATCAACAACGAAAAGAAGCTCAACGCCCTCTCACAACCGCAATACTACGAACTCGCCACCAAACTAAACGAAGTAGCCGCCCACGACGAAGTCTTCATCACCGTCCTCACCGGCAAAGgccgcttcttctccgcgTAAGCAAACACCCCCAATCCTACCCTCCCACAAGTCTAACCTTCCATAGAGGCGCAGACGTCTCCATCGCCCGCGAAGcaccctcctccccctccgAAGCCCACAAGCTCTGGCTCCAGACCTTTGTCgccttcaacctcaacatcacgcaCATATTCGCCAACCACCCCAAGATCCTGGTCGTCGGGCTCAACGGCCCCGTGGTAGGCCTGTCCGCCGCGCTCGTCGGCTGGGCCGACTTCATCTACTGCACGCCGCACACGTTCCTCCTCACGCCCTTCTCGTCGCTGGGTTTGGTCGCAGAGGGTGGTGCGTCGCGCGCACTGGCGGCACGGCTGGGTCCCGCGCGCGCAAACGAGGCGCTCATCATGAGTAAGCGGATTGGGAGCGAGGAGCTGCTGCGGTGCGGGTTTGTGAATGAGGTGTTTGACTTTGGGAAGGGGGAGGACGAGGCGTTTAGGAGGAGGgtgctggaggaggtggatgagCGGCTGGGGGAGCATTTGAACGGCGAGAGTTTGGTGGGCATTAAGAAGTTGCTAAGGAGGCCGGAGGTGGAGGCGAATAATGCGCAGAATGTGCAGGAGGTGTTTGCTGGGTTGGAGAGGTTTGTGAGGGGGATTCCGCAGGAGGAGTTTCGGAAGTTGGCGAGCGGGGAGAAGAGGCATAAGCTTTAGATTATGGTAAGAATATAGATTTTGAGTTGCGTGCTTGATAGTGTGTGCTGCATAAGAGTCAAGTTGGTTGGGATATGTAA
Protein-coding sequences here:
- a CDS encoding 3,2-trans-enoyl-CoA isomerase (similar to Metarhizium acridum CQMa 102 XP_007811343.1), with translation MASESVISVEYRGRVAVLTINNEKKLNALSQPQYYELATKLNEVAAHDEVFITVLTGKGRFFSAGADVSIAREAPSSPSEAHKLWLQTFVAFNLNITHIFANHPKILVVGLNGPVVGLSAALVGWADFIYCTPHTFLLTPFSSLGLVAEGGASRALAARLGPARANEALIMSKRIGSEELLRCGFVNEVFDFGKGEDEAFRRRVLEEVDERLGEHLNGESLVGIKKLLRRPEVEANNAQNVQEVFAGLERFVRGIPQEEFRKLASGEKRHKL